In Acidimicrobiales bacterium, the DNA window CCAGCCGAGGTCGTAGTGGGAGGGGGACATCGCGATCCCGACGCGCAGCTGGCTCTCCACGCCGAGCGCCATCGCCTTCAACGCGCTCGTGCCGTCGCTCCCCGCCAGCACTGCGAGCGGGTAGAGCGCACCGAGGGTCGCCGCCCCGGGGTGGATCACGGTCTCGAGGTGGGTGTCGTCGTAGTCGTCGAAGTGGCCGCAGAAGCCGATCACCGTCGCCGCGAAGAGGCGGTCGAGCGCCTCGGCCCGCCCGGGGGGGGCGAGCTCGGCGCCGCCGCACTCGAGCGCGCAGCCGACCATCGCGTCGACCTCGGCGGCGCGGCTGGCGCCGATCGTGGTGCCGAGGACGTTCAGCAGACAGCGCCGCGTCTCATGGGCGACGTCATCGGGGAGGGGTGCGTCGCCGACGGCGAGCAGGGCGCCGACGAACTCGTCCAACATGCTCACGGAGCGGCTCCGATCTTCGTCGAGGCCGGTCGGCCGGGTCCGCCGAGACTATCCAAGCGGCAACGGAGCGCGACCCGTCGGGCGGCTCCGATCGGGAATCAGAAGACGATCAGCGTCCGCCCCCCGACGCCCCGCTCCATCCGCGCGAAGGCCTCGGCGACCCCGTCCAGGCCGCAGCGGTGCGTGACCAGGCTGGCGGGGTCGAGGGCGCCCCCGAGGATCGCCTCGACGAGCTCCGGCAGGTCGTGCTCGGGGTCGCTCGAGCCGAAGACCGAGGAGGTGAGACGGCGCGCGAAGTGGAAGATCTCGAGGGGGTTGAAGCTCACGCTCTCGGTCCGCGGTCCGACGCCGACGACCGTCGTCGCGCCGCCGCGGCGCGTCGCCGACCAGGCGGTGCGGATCGTCGCCGCGCTGCCGACGCAATCGAAGACGTGGTCCGGGCCGCGCCCGCCGGTGAGGGCGCGCAGCTCTCGGGCGAGCTCGTCGGAGGAGACGAGGAACTCGTCGGCCCCCTCGGCACGCGCCAGTGACTCCTTTTCGGGTGAGCGGTCGATCGCGATCAGCGGTGCGGCGCCGGCGAGGCGCGCCCCGGCGAGAGCGGAGAGGCCCACCCCACCGAGGCCGATGACGGCGACGGACTCGCCGGCCCGCACGCCGGCGGTACGGCGCACGGCGCCCACCCCGGTGAGGAGCGCGCAGCCGAGGAGCGCCGCCTCGGCGAGGGGGAGCTCGTCGGGTACCGGGATCACCGCCGAGCGGGGGAGGACGACCTCCTCGGCGAAGGCCCCGAGGCCGAGCGTGGCGTGCAACGCTTGTCCGTCGAGGCGGGCACCGCGGTCGCGGCTCGCGACCCCGGCGTTCTGCTCACAGAGCCACGGCTCGCCGTGCTGGCAGAAGTAGCAGGTGCGGCAGGGCGGCGACCAGTTCAAGACGACGTGCTGACCGGGGGCGAGCCCGCGCACCGCGGCGCCGACCTCGACGATCTCGCCCGCGCCTTCGTGGCCGAGGACGACGGGGAACTCGCTCGGCAGCGTCCCGTTCGTCATCGACAGGTCGCTGTGGCAGATCCCCGCGGCGACCATGCGCACGCGCACGTCCTCGTCGCCCATGGGCGAGGGCTCGATCTCTCGGACCTCGAGTGCGAGGTCGGTCCCG includes these proteins:
- a CDS encoding alcohol dehydrogenase catalytic domain-containing protein, whose protein sequence is MTRAVVAFGTDLALEVREIEPSPMGDEDVRVRMVAAGICHSDLSMTNGTLPSEFPVVLGHEGAGEIVEVGAAVRGLAPGQHVVLNWSPPCRTCYFCQHGEPWLCEQNAGVASRDRGARLDGQALHATLGLGAFAEEVVLPRSAVIPVPDELPLAEAALLGCALLTGVGAVRRTAGVRAGESVAVIGLGGVGLSALAGARLAGAAPLIAIDRSPEKESLARAEGADEFLVSSDELARELRALTGGRGPDHVFDCVGSAATIRTAWSATRRGGATTVVGVGPRTESVSFNPLEIFHFARRLTSSVFGSSDPEHDLPELVEAILGGALDPASLVTHRCGLDGVAEAFARMERGVGGRTLIVF